A window of the Gemmatirosa kalamazoonensis genome harbors these coding sequences:
- a CDS encoding MBG domain-containing protein produces MRFSLSRLLSVLTAVVVYGAPVAGQQVEPPQPAQPASPALPAPSQAPDTSHLPPPPHDGRPKGPPPADSVRLAAGTSTPSSPIETAPAASTGKALVYCPPSDATGCGAIVAALSGTFPVGVERGYDGSAGTVDLASADLSRYALFVIPSLADGGAARPYDLLRSTAIAARLKDGVTGRVAVWSGTPDLGASDRPSKDRLLVGLARWAAATFETRGTTGLVALQDLSDDATTRYGWLAGISAAVVGADAALASHASVTGLTAAGEAVVGSGAPTLAYDNMASYGLTLGAGAPAGEEVAARGADGSKAVLVTYVPAAVAGVSASRAIGAFGAANLLAGVGTTTYSYAQYVTYGRGTYQLYAYAFTGTINTGSNYVTCGSMAFTDAASGAAVATGTALYASSGSPWFYAPSQAPYISSTLYPLGTYTLRAAFQPAAVGCDYQASSTTMSLIVRRGARWQSQQIDGAPTTSTYVTAGATHTVSAVALDELANAPMASSPTLVYVYEEVPNGSCWNGYYYYTCTTWQYVGQTTVNTDATGKLTYSYAIPANTTHTYIFEARTRDDDTYAGEWTYFYLYPRTATTASIGANPANGSAFGQTVAFSTTVTGAGGTPTGTVYLKVDNSYVVAQPLVNGSATLSYAGMSSGVHTVSIYYLGDATYAQTGTAGSTSQSITYTVGKATPIVTWSAPAAITYGTALSGTQLNATASVPGTFTYSPAAGTTLGVGEDQPLTVTFTPTNTTSYETVTKTVTIDVAQATQTITFAGAPASAVYGATFDVTASASSQLPVAVQASGACTASGPTVTMSAGTGTCTLTATQAGNASYAAAAPVTLTTTAARKTTAITLDASAATYDGAAHAATASTPELGAAGIAITYDGAAAAPTAAGSYAVVATLTDANYQAPNATGTLVIGKATATLTLGALSATYDGAAKAAAVTTSPAGLTGVAVTYDGASAAPSGAGSYAVVATLANPNYQATNATGTLEIGKASSTVTVTCSPASVGYDGTPKTPCTASVAGAGGLSQSLTPTYAANTNVGTATATGTFAGEANHLGSTSTATFTITKATPAIAWNAPAAITYGAALGAAQLNATASVPGSFVYSPAAGALPNAGDAQSLSVTFTPTDAANYTTATATVTIDVRKAPSVATVTCPASVTYDGTARTPCSATVTGAGNFSATPAPTYANNTNAGTATASVSYAGDANHEASSGSATFAIEKAASAVVVSCPATAVFTGAALAPCTAAANGVGGLAASLAPTYAANTNVGTATASAAFAGDANHVGSSGSATFGITKAPAAVTVSCPTAPLTYDGSAQTPCTANVAGAGGLSRSLTPAYSGNTNVGAATATAAFDGDANHDAATGSATFSIAKAPAAVTVTCASATQTYDGTPKTPCAATVTGAGGLSAAVTPVTYTANTNAGTASAGAAFAGDANHDPASGSATFTIGKAASSVAVSCPASVVYTGGALAPCTAAVSGPGTVTGAAALTYAANTNAGSASVSASYPGDANHDGSAGTGGFTIAKAPSTVTVTCTPATLTFDGTARTPCAARATGAGGLDVAVSPLTYANNTNVGAAKASAAFAGDANHDGSAGAGGFAITAAATTASLTVSPSSQQYSDQVTLTAKLSPAALGTVAPATGVTFKIAGQTVGTATLAPAAGGLVGTLVVTLGTSLPPGVKAVTADFTGVNANFTVNSASTSFTVAPEDARVTYTGATYASTAGVNSTTAAVTLSATIMDATAAAGDPAYDASAGDVRNASVRFVDRASGATLCSAPVGLVSSADTKTGTVSCNWSASLGSQESATWTVGVVVDGFYARNSADDNTVVTVALPIGGMISGGGFLVNSASGGQYAGQAGLKTNYGFNVKYNKQLTNLQGSLNVIVRNGGRTYQIKANSMTSLATDAVNTPYTAQFAAKASIQDITDPTNVIAVDGNATLQVTLTDRGSPGSNDSLGIAVFNKSGGLWFASNWNGTKTVEQTIGGGDVVVR; encoded by the coding sequence ATGCGCTTCTCTCTTAGCCGCCTGCTCTCGGTCCTGACCGCCGTCGTCGTGTACGGCGCGCCGGTCGCCGGCCAGCAGGTCGAGCCGCCGCAGCCCGCGCAGCCCGCGTCCCCCGCGCTGCCGGCCCCGTCGCAGGCACCCGATACGTCGCACCTCCCGCCCCCGCCGCACGACGGTCGTCCCAAGGGTCCGCCTCCGGCGGACTCCGTGCGACTAGCTGCCGGGACGTCCACTCCGAGCTCGCCCATCGAGACCGCGCCGGCAGCGAGCACGGGCAAGGCGCTCGTCTACTGCCCCCCGTCGGACGCCACGGGGTGCGGCGCGATCGTCGCCGCGCTGAGCGGCACCTTCCCCGTCGGCGTGGAGCGCGGATACGACGGCAGCGCCGGCACCGTCGATCTCGCGTCCGCGGATCTGTCGCGGTACGCGCTCTTCGTGATCCCGTCGCTCGCCGATGGCGGCGCCGCTCGGCCGTACGACCTCCTGCGCTCGACCGCCATCGCCGCCCGGCTGAAGGACGGTGTGACCGGGCGCGTCGCCGTCTGGTCCGGCACGCCCGACCTCGGCGCCAGCGACCGGCCGTCCAAGGACCGGCTCCTCGTCGGCCTCGCCCGGTGGGCGGCGGCGACGTTCGAGACGCGCGGCACGACCGGACTCGTCGCGCTGCAGGATCTTTCCGACGACGCCACCACGCGCTACGGCTGGCTCGCCGGCATCTCGGCCGCGGTGGTCGGCGCCGACGCGGCGCTCGCGTCGCACGCGAGCGTGACCGGCCTGACGGCGGCCGGCGAGGCCGTCGTCGGGTCGGGCGCCCCGACGCTCGCGTACGACAACATGGCCAGCTACGGCCTCACGTTAGGCGCCGGCGCACCGGCGGGTGAGGAGGTCGCCGCCCGCGGCGCCGACGGCTCGAAGGCGGTGCTCGTAACGTACGTGCCCGCGGCGGTCGCCGGCGTGTCGGCGTCGCGCGCGATCGGCGCGTTCGGAGCGGCCAATCTGCTGGCGGGCGTCGGGACGACCACGTACAGCTACGCGCAGTACGTGACGTACGGGCGCGGCACGTATCAGCTCTACGCCTACGCCTTCACCGGCACGATCAATACCGGCTCCAACTACGTGACCTGCGGCAGCATGGCGTTCACGGACGCCGCCAGCGGCGCCGCAGTCGCCACCGGCACCGCGCTCTACGCGTCGAGCGGCAGTCCGTGGTTCTACGCGCCGTCGCAGGCGCCGTACATCTCGTCCACGCTCTATCCGCTCGGCACGTACACGCTGCGTGCGGCGTTCCAGCCGGCCGCGGTCGGCTGCGACTACCAGGCGAGCAGCACGACGATGTCCCTGATCGTCAGGCGCGGCGCGCGCTGGCAGTCGCAGCAGATCGACGGCGCCCCGACCACGTCGACCTACGTGACCGCCGGGGCGACGCACACGGTGAGCGCCGTCGCGCTCGACGAGCTCGCGAACGCGCCGATGGCGAGCAGCCCGACGCTGGTGTACGTGTACGAGGAGGTGCCGAACGGCTCGTGCTGGAACGGCTACTACTACTACACGTGCACCACCTGGCAGTACGTCGGCCAGACCACCGTCAACACCGACGCGACGGGGAAGCTCACCTACTCGTACGCGATCCCGGCGAACACGACGCACACGTACATCTTCGAGGCGCGTACCCGCGACGACGACACCTACGCGGGCGAGTGGACCTACTTCTATCTGTACCCACGCACCGCCACGACGGCGAGCATCGGTGCGAACCCGGCGAACGGCTCGGCGTTCGGCCAGACGGTCGCGTTCTCGACCACGGTGACCGGCGCCGGCGGCACGCCGACCGGCACCGTCTACCTCAAGGTGGACAACAGCTACGTGGTGGCGCAGCCGCTCGTGAACGGCAGCGCGACGCTGTCCTACGCCGGCATGTCCAGCGGCGTGCACACCGTCAGCATCTACTACCTGGGCGACGCCACCTACGCGCAGACCGGCACCGCGGGCAGCACGTCGCAGAGCATCACGTACACCGTCGGCAAGGCCACGCCGATCGTGACGTGGAGCGCGCCCGCCGCGATCACCTACGGCACCGCGCTCTCCGGCACGCAGCTGAACGCGACCGCGTCGGTCCCCGGCACGTTCACGTACAGCCCCGCCGCCGGCACCACGCTCGGCGTCGGCGAGGACCAGCCGCTCACCGTCACGTTCACGCCGACGAACACCACGAGCTACGAGACGGTCACGAAGACCGTCACCATCGACGTGGCGCAGGCGACGCAGACCATCACGTTCGCCGGCGCGCCCGCGAGTGCGGTGTACGGCGCCACGTTCGACGTCACCGCGTCGGCGTCGTCGCAGCTGCCGGTGGCCGTGCAGGCGAGCGGCGCGTGCACCGCGAGCGGCCCCACGGTGACCATGAGCGCCGGCACCGGCACGTGTACGCTCACCGCGACGCAGGCCGGCAACGCGAGCTACGCCGCCGCGGCGCCCGTCACGCTCACCACGACGGCCGCGCGCAAGACGACCGCGATCACGCTCGACGCGTCCGCCGCGACCTACGACGGTGCCGCGCACGCCGCGACGGCCTCGACGCCGGAGCTCGGGGCGGCCGGCATCGCGATCACCTACGACGGCGCGGCCGCCGCGCCGACGGCCGCCGGCAGCTACGCCGTGGTGGCCACGCTCACCGACGCGAACTACCAGGCGCCCAACGCGACCGGCACGCTCGTCATCGGCAAGGCGACGGCGACGCTGACGCTCGGCGCGCTGAGCGCGACGTACGACGGCGCGGCGAAGGCGGCCGCCGTCACGACCTCGCCGGCCGGGCTCACCGGCGTCGCCGTCACGTACGACGGGGCTTCGGCGGCACCCTCGGGCGCGGGGAGCTACGCCGTCGTCGCGACGCTCGCGAACCCGAACTACCAGGCGACGAACGCCACCGGCACGCTGGAGATCGGGAAGGCATCGTCGACCGTCACCGTGACGTGCAGCCCGGCGTCGGTCGGCTACGACGGTACCCCGAAGACGCCGTGCACCGCGTCGGTCGCGGGCGCGGGCGGCCTGAGCCAGTCGCTCACGCCGACGTACGCGGCCAACACGAACGTCGGCACGGCGACGGCGACCGGCACGTTCGCGGGTGAAGCGAACCACCTCGGCAGCACGAGCACCGCGACGTTCACCATCACGAAGGCGACGCCGGCGATCGCCTGGAACGCGCCGGCGGCGATCACGTATGGCGCGGCGTTAGGCGCCGCGCAGCTGAACGCCACGGCGAGCGTGCCGGGTTCGTTCGTGTACTCGCCGGCGGCGGGCGCGCTGCCTAACGCGGGCGACGCGCAGTCGCTGTCGGTCACGTTCACGCCGACCGACGCCGCGAACTACACCACCGCCACGGCGACGGTCACGATCGACGTGCGCAAGGCGCCGTCCGTGGCGACCGTGACCTGCCCGGCGTCGGTGACCTACGACGGCACCGCGCGCACGCCCTGCTCGGCGACCGTCACCGGTGCCGGCAACTTCTCGGCGACGCCCGCCCCGACGTACGCGAACAACACGAACGCCGGGACGGCCACGGCGAGCGTGAGCTACGCCGGCGACGCGAACCACGAGGCGAGCTCCGGCAGCGCTACGTTCGCGATCGAGAAGGCCGCGTCCGCGGTCGTGGTGAGTTGCCCGGCGACCGCGGTGTTCACCGGGGCCGCGCTGGCGCCGTGCACCGCGGCGGCGAACGGGGTCGGTGGTCTCGCCGCGTCGCTCGCGCCGACGTACGCCGCGAACACGAACGTCGGCACCGCCACCGCGAGCGCGGCATTCGCGGGCGACGCCAACCACGTCGGCAGCAGCGGCAGCGCGACGTTCGGCATCACGAAGGCGCCGGCTGCGGTCACGGTCTCGTGCCCGACCGCGCCGCTCACGTACGATGGCAGCGCGCAGACGCCGTGCACCGCGAACGTCGCCGGCGCCGGTGGCCTGAGCCGGTCGCTCACGCCCGCCTACTCGGGCAACACGAACGTCGGCGCCGCGACGGCGACCGCCGCCTTCGACGGCGACGCGAACCACGACGCTGCCACCGGGAGCGCCACGTTCTCGATCGCCAAGGCGCCCGCCGCGGTGACCGTGACGTGCGCGTCGGCGACGCAGACCTACGACGGCACACCGAAGACGCCGTGCGCCGCGACGGTCACTGGCGCGGGCGGGCTGAGCGCGGCCGTGACCCCCGTGACCTACACCGCCAACACGAACGCCGGCACGGCGAGCGCCGGTGCCGCCTTCGCCGGTGACGCGAACCACGATCCGGCGAGCGGCAGCGCGACGTTCACGATCGGCAAGGCCGCGTCGAGCGTGGCCGTGAGCTGCCCCGCGTCGGTCGTCTACACCGGCGGTGCGCTCGCGCCGTGCACGGCGGCGGTGAGCGGACCGGGCACCGTCACGGGCGCGGCGGCGCTCACGTACGCCGCGAACACGAACGCGGGGTCGGCGTCGGTGAGCGCGAGCTATCCGGGTGACGCGAACCACGACGGCAGCGCGGGCACCGGCGGGTTCACCATCGCGAAGGCCCCGTCCACGGTGACCGTCACCTGCACGCCGGCCACGCTCACGTTCGACGGCACGGCGCGGACGCCGTGCGCCGCGCGCGCCACCGGTGCGGGCGGGCTCGACGTCGCCGTGTCGCCGCTGACGTACGCGAACAACACGAACGTCGGCGCGGCGAAGGCGAGCGCCGCGTTCGCGGGCGACGCGAACCACGATGGGAGCGCGGGCGCGGGCGGCTTCGCCATCACCGCCGCGGCCACCACCGCGTCGCTCACCGTCTCGCCGAGCTCCCAGCAGTACAGCGACCAGGTGACGCTGACGGCGAAGCTCTCGCCGGCCGCGCTCGGAACCGTCGCGCCGGCCACCGGCGTGACGTTCAAGATCGCCGGGCAGACCGTCGGCACCGCGACGCTCGCGCCCGCGGCGGGCGGGCTGGTGGGCACGCTCGTCGTCACGTTAGGCACGTCGCTTCCGCCCGGCGTGAAGGCGGTGACCGCCGACTTCACCGGCGTGAATGCGAACTTCACCGTGAACTCGGCTTCCACGTCGTTCACCGTCGCGCCGGAGGACGCCCGCGTCACGTACACGGGCGCCACCTACGCGTCCACGGCCGGCGTGAACAGCACGACTGCCGCGGTGACGCTCAGCGCGACCATCATGGACGCCACCGCCGCCGCCGGCGACCCGGCGTACGACGCGAGCGCCGGCGACGTGCGCAACGCGAGCGTGCGCTTCGTCGATCGCGCGAGCGGCGCGACGCTGTGCTCGGCCCCCGTGGGACTCGTGTCGTCCGCGGACACCAAGACCGGCACCGTGTCGTGCAACTGGTCGGCGAGCCTCGGCAGCCAGGAGAGTGCCACCTGGACCGTCGGCGTCGTCGTCGATGGCTTCTACGCGCGCAACAGCGCGGACGACAACACCGTGGTGACCGTCGCTCTGCCGATCGGCGGCATGATCAGCGGCGGCGGCTTCCTCGTGAACTCGGCGTCGGGCGGCCAGTACGCCGGACAGGCCGGGCTGAAGACGAACTACGGGTTCAACGTGAAGTACAACAAGCAGCTCACGAACCTGCAGGGGAGCCTCAACGTCATCGTCCGCAACGGCGGTCGCACGTACCAGATCAAGGCCAACTCGATGACGTCGCTCGCGACGGACGCGGTGAACACGCCGTACACGGCGCAGTTCGCGGCCAAGGCGAGCAT